One genomic region from Syntrophales bacterium encodes:
- a CDS encoding glycine cleavage system protein H encodes MSYPDDLLYSRDHTWARVDDTIVTIGITDFAQESLGEILSIDLHPVDSPVKQGEPFGVIETDKTTAELISPVSGDIIGINEDIFDDVGVLECDVYDAGWLISVEIDDLGELDSLLDADDYEELVDQALGRR; translated from the coding sequence ATGTCATATCCCGACGATCTGCTGTACTCGCGGGATCACACCTGGGCTCGGGTTGATGACACCATCGTCACCATCGGAATCACCGATTTCGCTCAGGAAAGTCTGGGTGAAATCCTCTCCATCGACCTTCATCCAGTGGATTCGCCTGTGAAGCAGGGTGAACCCTTCGGGGTCATCGAGACAGACAAGACGACGGCAGAACTGATTTCTCCCGTTTCGGGCGACATTATCGGCATCAACGAAGATATCTTCGACGATGTGGGCGTTCTGGAATGTGACGTCTATGACGCGGGATGGCTGATCTCTGTTGAAATCGATGATCTCGGTGAACTTGACAGCCTCCTTGACGCCGACGATTACGAGGAGCTGGTCGACCAGGCCCTGGGGAGGAGATAA
- a CDS encoding TIGR00730 family Rossman fold protein, producing the protein MIEKQYVVDAISIEESWRLFRIMAEFVEAIEELSGISRAVSIFGSARTGPDDTYYQTAEKLAGLLVKSGFSVITGGGPGIMEAANKGAAEAGGISVGLNIRLPFEQVPNPYANIELDFKYFFIRKVMLVKYAVAYVILPGGYGTMDELFEALTLIQTKRIKSFPVILMGSGYWEGLLEWMKEHMLKDDKILKEDFDLIQVIDDPADVVKVIKKYVIV; encoded by the coding sequence ATGATAGAGAAGCAATATGTCGTCGACGCGATCAGCATCGAAGAATCGTGGCGGCTGTTTCGGATCATGGCGGAGTTCGTCGAGGCCATCGAGGAGCTGTCCGGCATCTCCCGGGCCGTGAGTATCTTCGGATCCGCCCGCACCGGACCCGATGACACATATTATCAGACGGCGGAGAAGCTCGCCGGCCTGCTCGTCAAAAGCGGCTTCAGCGTCATCACCGGCGGCGGTCCGGGCATCATGGAAGCGGCCAACAAAGGTGCCGCCGAAGCCGGAGGCATTTCGGTGGGACTGAACATTCGCCTCCCCTTTGAGCAGGTACCGAACCCCTATGCCAACATCGAACTCGATTTCAAATATTTTTTCATCCGCAAGGTCATGCTGGTCAAGTATGCCGTGGCCTATGTCATACTTCCCGGGGGATACGGGACCATGGATGAGCTTTTTGAAGCTCTCACTCTTATTCAGACAAAACGGATCAAAAGTTTCCCCGTCATTCTCATGGGAAGCGGCTACTGGGAAGGGCTCCTGGAATGGATGAAGGAGCACATGCTGAAAGATGACAAGATTCTGAAGGAAGATTTCGACCTGATCCAGGTCATCGACGATCCCGCCGACGTTGTGAAGGTAATCAAAAAATACGTTATCGTCTGA
- a CDS encoding GspH/FimT family pseudopilin has translation MAIRSGTTNEQSGTGGFTLIELLIVIAIMGIIGGMVVFSWQQYVRNVNLKTAGGSLMADISLSRQRAVAEGVKYCMQFEEGSSTYTINTPSCDAPDPAVQRDLASIDSGLSVSTTTFNSDRIYFQPRGTVSPGTITVRNSRDSKATITINITGRSHVLYSTK, from the coding sequence ATGGCGATACGAAGCGGCACAACAAACGAACAGTCCGGAACCGGAGGCTTCACGCTGATCGAGCTTCTTATTGTCATAGCCATCATGGGGATTATTGGAGGGATGGTGGTCTTCTCCTGGCAGCAGTACGTGCGTAACGTGAACCTCAAGACAGCGGGCGGGTCGTTGATGGCCGATATTTCTTTGAGCAGGCAGAGGGCCGTGGCGGAGGGGGTAAAATATTGCATGCAATTCGAGGAGGGATCCTCGACATATACCATCAACACCCCGTCCTGTGACGCTCCTGATCCAGCGGTGCAACGCGATCTGGCTTCAATTGACAGTGGATTGTCGGTGTCCACCACCACCTTTAATTCGGACCGTATCTATTTTCAACCTCGCGGAACGGTGAGTCCGGGTACGATTACCGTTAGGAACAGCCGCGATTCCAAGGCAACCATAACCATAAATATTACCGGAAGATCTCATGTGTTGTATTCCACGAAATAA
- a CDS encoding branched-chain amino acid ABC transporter permease, producing the protein MDMKRDYYEDIELFSSGTILFWTIALLAALIIVPLFCSTYHVYLFNLMLVHVILAVGLNILVGSTGQIALGHAGFFAIGAYMTVLLMTKLQIPFCAAIIAAAFVAAFFGFILGLPALRLEGPYLAIATLAFGLAIMHVIGHTELFGGRQGMLAPPLNIGIPQLGWNWVLKTELSKYYLILAVAVIMVLCAVNILKTRAGRAFVAIRDSDIAAEVIGINLTMYKTLAFAVSAFYAGIAGGLFAFVLGFFDPFTFHLILSIIFLVMVVVGGLGSVMGSIAGATLITYLMYDLFKNIDEVPVIGGILLSFSRKWLTISGMDNVNLIALGLVMIGIIIFEPLGIFGAWIRVKKYWKTWPF; encoded by the coding sequence ATGGATATGAAACGTGACTATTACGAGGACATCGAACTCTTCAGTAGCGGTACCATTCTTTTCTGGACCATCGCTCTCCTGGCCGCCCTCATCATAGTCCCGCTGTTCTGCTCCACCTACCATGTCTACCTCTTCAATCTCATGCTGGTCCATGTCATTCTCGCCGTGGGACTGAACATACTCGTGGGTTCAACGGGCCAGATCGCCCTGGGCCATGCCGGATTCTTCGCCATCGGGGCCTACATGACGGTGCTCCTGATGACGAAGCTGCAGATTCCCTTCTGTGCGGCCATCATCGCCGCCGCGTTCGTGGCGGCTTTTTTCGGCTTTATCCTGGGCCTGCCCGCCCTCCGGCTTGAAGGACCTTACCTGGCTATCGCCACGCTCGCCTTCGGCCTGGCTATCATGCACGTGATCGGACACACGGAACTCTTCGGCGGGCGTCAGGGCATGCTCGCGCCCCCACTGAATATCGGCATACCGCAGTTGGGATGGAACTGGGTTCTGAAGACGGAACTCAGCAAGTACTATCTCATACTCGCTGTCGCGGTCATCATGGTACTGTGCGCCGTCAACATTCTGAAAACACGGGCGGGGCGGGCCTTCGTCGCCATCAGGGACAGCGACATCGCCGCCGAGGTCATCGGCATCAACCTTACCATGTACAAGACCCTTGCCTTTGCCGTGAGTGCCTTTTACGCGGGAATCGCCGGAGGACTGTTCGCCTTCGTCCTTGGATTTTTTGATCCCTTTACCTTCCACCTGATCCTGTCGATCATATTCCTCGTCATGGTCGTCGTGGGCGGACTGGGGTCGGTCATGGGCTCAATAGCGGGAGCCACACTGATTACCTACCTCATGTATGACCTGTTCAAAAACATTGATGAAGTCCCTGTCATAGGGGGGATCCTGCTGAGCTTTTCCCGGAAGTGGCTGACCATTTCGGGAATGGATAACGTCAACCTCATTGCCCTGGGTCTCGTCATGATCGGTATTATCATATTCGAGCCTCTGGGAATATTCGGCGCCTGGATACGCGTCAAGAAGTACTGGAAAACCTGGCCCTTCTAG
- a CDS encoding Xaa-Pro peptidase family protein translates to MTEEQPARVISELSRWLSRLENRNRTARLRSFMDAESIDGMLLTNLLNIRYFCGFSGSEGLLLAHGDGMTLLVDGRYTVQAGRETTGVDIREVTDMMGGLVEFLSRETISKLGFEASALTHERYLALSRGLPDGIELVSFSGTVDSMRSRKDAGEIGRLKTAAAMAARALTKTIESIRPGMQERECAALLDWNLVMEGSEKPSFDTIVASGPNGALPHARPGSRRMEAGDFIVIDYGAIYEGYHSDETCTIALGFVTDDRRRIYDTVRSAHDRAVEAVKPGVLCKDIDARARAYIDDAGFGRYFVHATGHGIGLDVHEAPRLSAASDQRLEEGMVVTVEPGIYIPGVCGVRIEDMVLVTADGCECITEMSKDLLIL, encoded by the coding sequence ATGACCGAAGAACAGCCTGCCCGTGTCATCAGCGAACTTTCACGGTGGCTTTCCCGCCTGGAGAACAGGAATCGTACGGCACGGCTTCGATCCTTCATGGACGCCGAATCCATCGACGGAATGCTCTTGACAAATCTTTTGAACATCCGCTATTTCTGCGGGTTTTCAGGCAGTGAGGGGCTTCTCCTGGCCCATGGGGACGGTATGACCCTGCTGGTGGACGGCAGGTACACGGTTCAGGCGGGCCGGGAAACGACGGGAGTCGACATCAGAGAGGTTACAGATATGATGGGCGGTCTTGTGGAGTTTCTGTCCCGGGAAACCATCTCAAAACTCGGCTTTGAAGCTTCGGCCCTCACCCATGAACGGTACCTCGCACTCAGCCGGGGATTACCCGACGGCATCGAGCTGGTTTCTTTTTCCGGAACCGTCGATAGCATGAGATCCCGCAAGGATGCCGGAGAAATCGGGCGTTTGAAGACGGCCGCCGCCATGGCCGCCCGAGCCCTCACGAAAACGATCGAATCAATCAGGCCCGGCATGCAGGAACGGGAGTGCGCAGCCCTGCTGGACTGGAATCTGGTCATGGAAGGAAGCGAGAAGCCCTCCTTCGACACCATCGTCGCCTCCGGACCGAACGGCGCGCTTCCCCACGCGCGTCCCGGTTCGCGTCGCATGGAAGCGGGGGACTTCATCGTCATCGATTACGGGGCCATATACGAAGGCTATCACTCCGATGAAACCTGCACCATTGCCCTGGGCTTCGTCACCGATGACCGGCGCAGAATCTATGATACAGTCCGGTCAGCTCATGACAGGGCCGTTGAAGCCGTCAAACCCGGCGTGTTATGTAAAGACATCGATGCCCGGGCGCGCGCGTACATCGACGACGCCGGGTTCGGCAGATATTTTGTTCATGCCACCGGTCACGGCATCGGCCTGGATGTTCACGAGGCTCCACGGCTGTCCGCCGCGAGCGACCAGCGGCTCGAAGAAGGCATGGTTGTAACTGTTGAACCAGGCATCTATATTCCCGGGGTCTGCGGGGTGCGAATCGAGGACATGGTCCTGGTCACCGCCGACGGATGTGAGTGCATCACCGAAATGTCCAAGGACCTTTTGATACTGTAG
- the rpsU gene encoding 30S ribosomal protein S21 — MEVRVIDNDVEKALKILKNKLSKNGFFKELKLRRAYEKPSVKKKRKALEARRRMVKAARRRSR; from the coding sequence TTGGAAGTACGCGTAATCGACAATGACGTTGAAAAGGCCTTGAAAATCCTGAAAAACAAGCTGTCCAAGAACGGTTTCTTCAAGGAACTCAAACTCCGGAGGGCCTATGAAAAGCCCTCGGTAAAGAAAAAAAGAAAAGCCCTTGAGGCCCGCAGAAGAATGGTGAAAGCAGCCAGACGGCGAAGCCGCTGA
- a CDS encoding prepilin-type N-terminal cleavage/methylation domain-containing protein, which translates to MKHDRGFTLVELLVTIAVMMILLTALYGAVNSVQKSSTGIERRVDAQQAVKPALDLMAMEIAMASFNPNYTPDLWVNPPVGAGVCGDPSSNQDYRGIQEATATSITVQMDIRGSADGSAGNGALGNPNEMIRYNYDEAKQFITRATNCGSGQPFLGASPGNHRAVRVINGTLNIPLFRYYDGTGMEISAGSLPGTIPDIRRIEIVLAVETEDIDLITRKRKRMIYATSVIPRNHAIIP; encoded by the coding sequence ATGAAACATGATCGCGGCTTTACACTTGTTGAGTTGCTGGTAACGATCGCGGTGATGATGATTCTTCTTACCGCCCTCTATGGAGCGGTGAATTCCGTACAGAAAAGTTCAACAGGAATTGAGCGTCGTGTAGACGCCCAGCAGGCGGTTAAGCCTGCCTTGGACCTGATGGCCATGGAAATAGCCATGGCTTCCTTCAACCCGAACTATACGCCCGATCTCTGGGTCAATCCTCCCGTGGGAGCAGGCGTCTGCGGAGACCCGTCATCAAACCAGGATTATCGCGGCATACAGGAAGCGACTGCCACGTCCATTACCGTTCAGATGGACATACGCGGGAGTGCCGACGGAAGTGCCGGGAACGGGGCGTTGGGAAACCCGAACGAGATGATCCGTTACAACTATGACGAAGCGAAGCAATTCATTACCCGGGCAACCAATTGCGGTTCCGGTCAGCCTTTTCTCGGCGCTTCGCCGGGAAATCACCGCGCCGTCAGGGTTATAAACGGGACACTGAACATCCCCCTATTCCGTTACTATGACGGCACGGGGATGGAAATCTCCGCGGGCAGTCTCCCGGGGACAATTCCGGACATCCGGCGCATCGAGATTGTTCTGGCGGTAGAAACGGAAGATATCGACCTCATCACGAGAAAGAGAAAACGCATGATTTATGCAACCAGCGTCATACCAAGAAACCATGCAATCATACCTTGA
- a CDS encoding prepilin-type N-terminal cleavage/methylation domain-containing protein, with product MCCIPRNNRGLGLLEVVIAIFIATVAVMAILGLQPAAWKTSARADYMGRAAGILHQELQRRELWIMNPCNAVTPGTTPAAVPVSGHTTVLPGDTGDMTFNVTTTISSLGTKIWRVTVTVAWPGHDGISESIMVTRQESFRFPSGCSDQ from the coding sequence ATGTGTTGTATTCCACGAAATAACAGGGGTCTGGGATTGCTGGAGGTGGTGATTGCCATTTTCATCGCCACGGTAGCCGTCATGGCCATCCTGGGACTGCAGCCGGCTGCCTGGAAAACGTCGGCACGGGCCGATTACATGGGGAGAGCGGCGGGTATTCTCCACCAGGAACTTCAGCGCCGGGAGCTCTGGATTATGAACCCCTGCAACGCGGTTACTCCGGGTACGACCCCGGCAGCGGTTCCGGTGAGCGGTCATACCACGGTCCTGCCGGGTGATACGGGTGATATGACTTTTAACGTAACCACCACAATTTCAAGCCTTGGAACGAAAATCTGGCGCGTCACGGTTACCGTCGCCTGGCCTGGTCACGATGGGATATCGGAGAGCATAATGGTTACAAGGCAGGAAAGTTTTCGATTTCCTTCGGGGTGTTCGGACCAATGA
- a CDS encoding queuosine precursor transporter, translating into MNIRLLKYFFITALLLSNILATKIINVGGLLLPAAIILYPLTFLVTDVVGEVQGKKSAQSLVMAGFYMSFFMVLALCIARWLPAAPFWDHGEAWDAILGATPRIVMASMIAYLVSQTHDVWAFHWWRDKTEGRHLWLRNTASTVLSQGIDTVLFITIAFGGLYAWADIATMVGSQYLVKVVIAVLDTPLCYLLVRYYGNTGEHIQGS; encoded by the coding sequence TTGAATATTCGACTGTTGAAATATTTTTTTATTACGGCGCTCCTGCTGTCGAACATCCTGGCAACGAAGATAATCAACGTGGGCGGGCTTTTGCTGCCGGCCGCCATCATTCTCTACCCCCTGACGTTCCTCGTGACCGACGTGGTGGGGGAGGTGCAGGGGAAGAAGAGTGCTCAAAGCCTGGTCATGGCCGGCTTTTACATGTCGTTCTTTATGGTGCTGGCTCTTTGTATCGCCCGATGGCTTCCGGCGGCACCCTTCTGGGATCACGGGGAAGCCTGGGACGCCATCCTTGGGGCGACGCCGCGGATCGTCATGGCCTCCATGATCGCCTATCTGGTGTCCCAGACACATGACGTCTGGGCGTTCCACTGGTGGCGGGACAAAACGGAAGGCAGGCATCTGTGGCTGAGAAACACGGCGTCCACCGTGCTGTCCCAGGGGATCGACACGGTCCTCTTCATCACTATTGCCTTCGGCGGTCTCTATGCCTGGGCGGATATCGCCACCATGGTCGGGAGCCAGTACCTGGTCAAGGTGGTCATCGCCGTTCTGGACACGCCGCTGTGCTATTTGCTTGTGAGGTATTATGGAAACACTGGAGAACACATTCAAGGATCGTGA
- a CDS encoding pilus assembly PilX N-terminal domain-containing protein — MQSYLEEIQEAGSERGIALVTAIIACAILLALGLLVIRLSTGDLQVSARAVSDKKALAAAESGIHRLIRGYDPSAGNAITSGTFNAIQHSDGLWYLQADPDTDSTSMYHHGDPVTPPTGHPFLPMTGYSIGGGQSWGQQRLKVTVIGRSTGHDAKAEIEIGLGFGPVDISTISR, encoded by the coding sequence ATGCAATCATACCTTGAGGAGATACAAGAGGCGGGTTCTGAACGAGGCATCGCCCTGGTGACGGCAATCATCGCCTGTGCCATTCTGCTGGCACTGGGCTTGCTTGTCATACGGCTTTCCACGGGCGATCTCCAGGTCAGTGCCAGGGCGGTGTCCGACAAAAAAGCGCTGGCCGCCGCTGAATCGGGAATTCACCGGCTCATTCGGGGCTACGACCCGTCAGCCGGCAACGCCATAACATCGGGGACATTCAACGCCATTCAACACAGTGACGGGCTGTGGTACCTGCAGGCCGATCCCGACACGGACTCCACATCGATGTACCATCACGGCGATCCGGTAACGCCGCCTACGGGACATCCCTTTCTTCCCATGACAGGATACTCGATAGGCGGCGGACAATCGTGGGGGCAGCAACGCTTAAAGGTGACCGTCATCGGAAGGAGTACCGGTCATGACGCGAAGGCGGAGATCGAAATCGGCCTGGGATTTGGCCCCGTCGATATTTCAACCATTTCAAGGTAG
- the queF gene encoding preQ(1) synthase — protein METLENTFKDRDYEVTMRFPEFTCLCPMTSQPDFAEMVIEYVPADRLVELKSLKFYLNAYRDRGIFHEEAVNRIMRDFVEAVEPKRAVITGTFNVRGGIYTTVRVAYP, from the coding sequence ATGGAAACACTGGAGAACACATTCAAGGATCGTGACTACGAGGTTACCATGAGGTTCCCCGAGTTTACCTGCCTTTGTCCCATGACGTCCCAGCCGGACTTCGCCGAGATGGTCATCGAGTATGTGCCCGCCGACCGCCTTGTGGAGCTGAAATCCCTGAAATTCTATCTCAATGCCTACCGCGACAGGGGAATCTTCCATGAGGAAGCCGTCAACCGGATCATGCGGGATTTCGTCGAGGCCGTTGAGCCGAAACGGGCGGTCATCACGGGAACCTTCAACGTCAGGGGGGGAATCTACACTACGGTAAGGGTGGCCTATCCCTGA
- the holA gene encoding DNA polymerase III subunit delta has translation MSGMIDPILDSIKRGGELSACLLYGEERFLLVEARRRIVHALLPEGADDLNCFRFEGEAVSVDSICEALVTVPLVPGRKVIVIQDTTLFASKPSKPSLPEDFLTLLEDNAPAAARAFMNLLEPTGWTLEDLRDGGWRKVPDDEWDRLFAGSSVNDYASVLPKVIALCLALDTRNTLQTGDVERLERLIDEGLPAGVTLILTATAVDKRKKLFRILSEKGTVLHFPREKSEAAQKNQVFRRAREYLADRGKTLTPEAMALLGGLTGLDYGDVFGEIDKLITYIGDEGSRIDRTDVESAIAWTREERIFELTEAVVEGDRGRALKAFRRLMERGVHPLVMLAMLARDVRLLMQVHLLSESGAVSLGGRMPAYREFQDTVLPALLKRTGREKKGSALLTGQHPYVIYNTVRQAGRFSWSELLRYLDMLIDTDLALKSTGTDAGILMERLILDLCGKRGRAKAS, from the coding sequence ATGAGCGGAATGATTGACCCTATCCTGGACTCCATAAAACGGGGAGGAGAACTCTCCGCCTGTCTCCTTTACGGCGAGGAGCGCTTTCTCCTGGTCGAAGCCCGCCGACGCATCGTACACGCGCTTCTGCCCGAAGGAGCCGACGACCTCAACTGCTTCAGGTTCGAAGGTGAAGCCGTTTCTGTCGACAGTATCTGCGAGGCCCTTGTCACCGTGCCCCTCGTTCCGGGCAGAAAAGTGATCGTCATTCAGGACACGACGCTCTTTGCGTCCAAACCGTCCAAGCCGTCACTCCCGGAAGATTTTCTCACTCTCCTCGAGGACAATGCTCCCGCAGCGGCACGGGCCTTCATGAATCTTCTTGAACCCACGGGATGGACCCTGGAAGACCTGCGCGACGGAGGATGGCGGAAGGTTCCGGACGACGAGTGGGATCGTCTTTTCGCCGGCAGCTCCGTGAACGATTATGCTTCGGTGCTTCCAAAGGTTATCGCTCTCTGCCTCGCTCTGGATACCAGGAACACCCTCCAGACGGGGGACGTCGAGCGCCTGGAGCGGCTGATCGACGAAGGTCTTCCCGCCGGAGTGACGCTGATTCTCACGGCCACGGCCGTGGACAAGAGAAAAAAGCTTTTCAGGATACTCTCGGAAAAAGGAACTGTTCTGCACTTTCCCCGTGAAAAGAGTGAGGCCGCCCAGAAAAACCAGGTCTTCCGAAGAGCCAGGGAATACCTCGCGGACCGGGGGAAAACCCTGACGCCCGAAGCAATGGCGCTCCTGGGCGGGCTTACGGGTCTTGATTACGGCGATGTTTTCGGCGAAATCGACAAGCTGATAACCTACATCGGTGACGAAGGTTCCCGGATCGACAGGACCGACGTGGAGTCAGCCATCGCCTGGACCCGGGAGGAACGGATATTTGAGCTGACCGAAGCCGTGGTGGAAGGAGACCGGGGTCGGGCGCTGAAAGCCTTCAGACGACTCATGGAGCGGGGTGTGCATCCCCTGGTGATGCTGGCCATGCTTGCCAGGGACGTGCGGTTGCTGATGCAGGTCCACCTCCTGTCAGAATCGGGAGCGGTCTCCCTGGGCGGCCGGATGCCGGCCTACCGGGAATTTCAGGATACCGTTCTTCCCGCTTTGTTGAAACGGACGGGCCGGGAGAAAAAGGGTTCCGCCCTCTTGACGGGGCAACACCCCTACGTGATCTACAACACCGTGAGACAGGCGGGCCGTTTCTCCTGGAGCGAACTCCTCCGGTATCTCGATATGCTCATCGACACCGATCTTGCCCTGAAATCGACCGGAACCGACGCGGGTATTCTCATGGAGCGGCTGATTCTCGACCTGTGCGGGAAACGAGGCCGGGCTAAAGCTTCCTGA
- a CDS encoding lipoate--protein ligase family protein, which translates to MESWRLLPLEELDGSENMAVDEAVLRETILRGGPPTLRLYQWRRPVVTIGYGQDIDSDVNRPFCLEHDIDIVRRPTGGKAVYHEADLTYAVVAAQSWPPFTTDVVTTYRVIADCLIGGLEKIGIRAGLAERRHPSRTDPLKSCCFAVPFRNELLVHGAKICGSAQLRAHDCFLQHGSILIDFDPSMTMRVLSKNSPDEHEWIDYLNRAVTSVRRQEGRFAGEEILARCIRESFEERMEIRLRPGALTPTEESLKQELLEGKYRTERWNREGRL; encoded by the coding sequence GTGGAGTCCTGGAGATTGCTGCCCCTGGAAGAACTTGACGGCAGCGAGAACATGGCCGTTGACGAGGCGGTCCTCAGGGAAACCATCCTCAGGGGAGGTCCCCCGACGCTGCGATTGTACCAATGGCGGCGTCCGGTGGTCACCATCGGCTACGGGCAGGACATCGACAGTGACGTCAACCGTCCCTTCTGCCTGGAGCACGACATCGACATCGTCCGGAGACCCACAGGAGGCAAGGCCGTCTACCATGAAGCGGACCTCACCTACGCCGTGGTGGCCGCCCAGTCATGGCCGCCCTTCACGACGGATGTGGTGACAACGTACCGGGTAATTGCCGACTGCCTTATCGGGGGCCTTGAAAAGATCGGCATCAGGGCCGGCCTGGCCGAGAGACGGCATCCTTCACGGACGGACCCCCTGAAAAGTTGTTGCTTTGCCGTCCCTTTCCGCAATGAACTCCTGGTGCATGGGGCAAAGATATGCGGAAGCGCCCAGTTACGGGCTCACGACTGTTTCCTTCAGCACGGTTCGATCCTGATTGATTTCGATCCCTCCATGACCATGCGGGTGCTGTCGAAGAACTCTCCCGACGAACACGAGTGGATCGATTACCTGAACCGGGCCGTAACGTCCGTTCGACGGCAGGAAGGCCGTTTCGCGGGAGAAGAAATCCTTGCCCGCTGCATCAGGGAAAGTTTTGAGGAACGCATGGAGATCAGGCTCCGGCCGGGTGCGCTGACACCGACCGAAGAATCATTGAAGCAGGAGCTTCTTGAGGGTAAATACCGGACAGAGCGATGGAATCGAGAGGGTCGCCTGTAA
- a CDS encoding NYN domain-containing protein codes for MHIIIDGYNLIRQSDFLREAERISLEAGRHLLVTELVKYNRKRRHRVTVVFDGWEEGSFREEHMDEGGVHIVYSRRGERADEVIKRLCRRAGGSELVVVSSDREVAMYAERSGGVSLSSPEFEVRLMDPGDEPPLRDNHHFEGDEEDQRDVSLTTRKKGPARRLSKRKRKTIRAVRKL; via the coding sequence ATGCATATCATCATTGACGGGTACAACCTGATACGACAATCCGATTTTCTGAGAGAGGCCGAAAGGATCAGCCTCGAAGCGGGGCGGCATCTTCTGGTGACGGAGCTGGTGAAGTACAACAGGAAGAGGCGTCACAGGGTTACCGTCGTTTTTGACGGGTGGGAGGAGGGCTCCTTCCGCGAGGAGCACATGGATGAAGGAGGCGTTCATATCGTTTATTCCCGCCGCGGAGAACGGGCTGACGAGGTGATAAAACGCCTGTGCCGGCGGGCGGGAGGGTCGGAACTGGTGGTGGTCAGCTCCGACCGGGAGGTGGCGATGTACGCGGAGCGGTCCGGAGGCGTCTCTCTTTCGTCGCCGGAGTTTGAAGTAAGGCTCATGGACCCGGGTGACGAACCGCCGCTTCGTGATAACCATCACTTCGAGGGGGACGAGGAAGATCAGCGGGATGTGAGCCTGACGACCAGGAAAAAGGGTCCTGCCCGCAGACTGTCGAAGCGGAAGCGTAAAACCATCCGGGCCGTCAGGAAGCTTTAG